A stretch of the uncultured Desulfobacter sp. genome encodes the following:
- a CDS encoding transporter substrate-binding domain-containing protein produces the protein MHSGLFRAIVDLKPYKGGIMRGTFWVNELTAAGIRYEEITKQEQNIKMLAADRVGFVCMPKEIAIYLIKKLGKDPHQYAFGRLRADGQPVGIFLKTKFKELREDVDQGLALIKQDGLK, from the coding sequence TTGCATTCAGGTCTGTTCAGGGCCATCGTTGACCTAAAACCGTATAAAGGCGGTATCATGCGCGGCACATTTTGGGTAAACGAATTGACGGCCGCCGGCATCCGCTACGAAGAGATTACAAAACAGGAACAAAACATTAAAATGCTGGCGGCGGACAGAGTGGGTTTTGTCTGCATGCCCAAGGAAATTGCCATCTATCTGATTAAGAAGTTGGGAAAAGACCCCCATCAATATGCGTTTGGACGCTTGAGAGCAGATGGACAACCCGTTGGGATTTTTCTAAAAACTAAATTCAAGGAACTGCGTGAGGATGTTGACCAAGGTCTTGCCCTGATCAAACAAGATGGGCTAAAATAA